One window from the genome of Helicobacter pylori encodes:
- the flgB gene encoding flagellar basal body rod protein FlgB: protein MDFSKAFGLVYKALDYRALRQDMIASNIANVDTPFYRPKDLDFESVLAEKKAEIFENQSSKVLPLAHTNPRHLDFENSAKEGASLFFRDGHLAKNDGNSVDLDIETSEMGKNSTMYLALSSALKKYRGVINYAIDSSKNL from the coding sequence ATGGATTTTTCTAAAGCGTTTGGGTTGGTTTATAAAGCGTTAGATTATAGGGCTTTAAGGCAGGATATGATCGCTTCTAACATCGCTAACGTGGATACCCCCTTTTACAGGCCAAAGGATTTGGATTTTGAAAGCGTTTTAGCGGAGAAAAAAGCAGAGATTTTTGAAAACCAATCCAGTAAAGTTTTGCCTTTAGCCCACACTAACCCTAGGCATTTAGACTTTGAAAATAGCGCTAAAGAGGGGGCGAGTCTTTTTTTTAGAGACGGGCATTTGGCTAAAAATGATGGCAACAGCGTGGATTTAGACATTGAAACGAGCGAAATGGGCAAGAACTCTACCATGTATTTAGCCTTGAGTTCAGCCTTAAAAAAGTATCGAGGCGTGATCAATTACGCCATTGACTCTAGTAAGAATTTATAA
- a CDS encoding MetQ/NlpA family ABC transporter substrate-binding protein: MNIFKRIICVTAIVLGFFNLLDAKHHKEKKEDRKITRELKVGANPVPHAQILQSVVDDLKEKGIKLVIVSFTDYVLPNLALNDGSLDANYFQHRPYLDRFNLDRKMHLVGLANIHVEPLRFYSQKITDIKNLKKGSVIAVPNDPANQGRALILLHKQGLIALKDPSNLYATEFDIVKNPYNIKIKPLEAALLPKVLGDVDGAIVTGNYALQAKLTGALFSEDKDSPYANLIAAREDNAQDEAIKALIEALQSEKTRKFILDTYKGAIIPAF; encoded by the coding sequence ATGAATATATTCAAGCGTATTATTTGCGTAACCGCTATTGTTTTAGGTTTTTTTAATCTTTTAGACGCCAAACACCACAAAGAAAAAAAAGAAGACCGCAAAATCACTCGTGAGCTTAAAGTGGGCGCTAACCCTGTGCCGCATGCGCAAATCTTGCAATCAGTCGTGGACGATTTGAAGGAGAAAGGGATCAAATTAGTGATCGTGTCTTTTACCGATTATGTGTTGCCTAATTTAGCGCTCAATGACGGCTCTTTAGACGCGAATTACTTCCAGCACCGCCCTTATTTGGATCGGTTTAATTTGGACAGAAAAATGCACCTTGTTGGTTTGGCCAATATCCATGTGGAGCCTTTAAGATTTTATTCTCAAAAAATCACAGACATTAAAAACCTTAAAAAAGGCTCAGTGATTGCCGTGCCAAATGATCCGGCCAATCAAGGCAGGGCGTTGATTTTACTCCATAAACAAGGCCTTATCGCTCTCAAAGACCCAAGCAATCTATACGCTACGGAGTTTGATATTGTCAAAAATCCTTACAACATCAAAATCAAGCCTTTAGAAGCCGCATTATTGCCTAAAGTTTTAGGGGATGTGGATGGGGCTATTGTAACAGGGAATTATGCCTTGCAAGCAAAACTCACCGGAGCTTTATTTTCAGAAGACAAGGACTCGCCTTATGCCAATCTAATAGCCGCTCGTGAGGATAACGCGCAAGATGAAGCCATAAAAGCGCTGATTGAAGCCTTACAAAGTGAAAA
- a CDS encoding ABC transporter substrate-binding protein → MLVTRFKKAFISYSLGVLVASLLLNVCNASVQEVKVKDYFGEQTIKLPVSKIAYIGSYVEVPAMLNVWNRVVGVSDYAFKDDIVKATLKGEDLKRVKHMSTDHTAALNVELLKKLSPDLVVTFVGNPKAVEHAKKFGISFLSFQETTIAEAMQAMQAQATVLEIDASKKFAKMQETLDFIAERLKNVKKKKGVELFHKANKISGHQAISSDILEKGGIDNFGLKYIKFGRADISVEKIVKENPEIIFIWWVSPLTPEDILNNPKFSTIKAIKNKQVYKLPTMDIGGPRAPLISLYIALKAHPEAFKGVDINAMVKDYYKVVFDLNDAEVEPFLWH, encoded by the coding sequence ATGTTAGTTACTCGCTTTAAAAAAGCCTTCATTTCTTATTCTTTAGGTGTGCTTGTCGCTTCATTATTATTGAATGTGTGCAACGCTTCAGTGCAAGAAGTCAAAGTCAAGGATTATTTTGGGGAGCAAACCATAAAGCTTCCCGTTTCTAAAATAGCCTATATAGGGAGTTATGTAGAAGTGCCTGCCATGCTTAATGTTTGGAATAGGGTTGTAGGCGTTTCGGATTACGCTTTTAAAGACGATATTGTTAAAGCCACTCTCAAAGGCGAAGATCTTAAACGAGTCAAACACATGAGTACTGATCATACAGCCGCATTGAATGTAGAGCTTTTAAAAAAGCTTAGCCCTGATCTTGTGGTAACCTTTGTGGGCAACCCTAAAGCCGTAGAGCATGCGAAAAAATTTGGTATATCATTCCTTTCTTTCCAAGAGACAACGATTGCAGAGGCCATGCAGGCCATGCAAGCTCAAGCCACGGTCTTAGAAATTGACGCTTCTAAAAAATTCGCCAAAATGCAAGAAACTTTGGATTTCATTGCTGAGCGTTTGAAAAATGTCAAAAAGAAAAAAGGGGTGGAGCTTTTCCATAAAGCCAATAAAATCAGCGGTCATCAGGCCATTAGCTCAGACATTTTAGAAAAAGGGGGCATAGACAATTTTGGCTTGAAATACATTAAGTTTGGGCGCGCTGACATTAGCGTGGAAAAAATCGTTAAAGAAAACCCTGAAATCATTTTCATTTGGTGGGTAAGCCCACTCACGCCTGAAGATATTTTAAACAACCCCAAATTTTCCACTATCAAAGCCATCAAAAACAAGCAAGTTTATAAACTCCCCACGATGGATATTGGCGGTCCTAGAGCCCCACTCATTAGCTTGTATATTGCTTTAAAAGCCCACCCTGAAGCCTTTAAAGGCGTGGATATTAATGCGATGGTTAAAGACTACTATAAAGTGGTTTTTGATTTGAATGATGCAGAAGTTGAACCCTTTTTATGGCACTGA
- a CDS encoding FtsW/RodA/SpoVE family cell cycle protein, with the protein MTTDKSLFFCASLLIFLGVLMSYSLSTYTTVVLYHYGEFHFFIRQLVSAIIGIVIMWGLSRVDPSKWFSRLGFFLLFVPPLLIIGMFFLPESLSSSAGGAKRWIRLGFFSLAPLEFLKVGFTFFLAWSLSRTFVAKEKANVKEELITFVPYSVVFVALAIGVGVLQNDLGQIVLLGAVLAVLLVFSGGSAHLFGLIISGAFAISVLAIVTSEHRILRLKLWWSNLQNSLFTLLPDKLANALRISDLPESYQVFHAGNAMHNGGLLGQGLGLGQIKLGFLSEVHTDMVLAGIAEEWGFLGLCVCFILFSVLIVLIFRIANRLKEPKYSLFCVGVVLLISFSLVINAFGVGGILPVKGLAVPFLSYGGSSLLANCIAIGLVLSLARYTKG; encoded by the coding sequence ATGACTACAGACAAAAGCTTGTTTTTTTGCGCTTCGCTATTGATTTTTTTGGGGGTATTGATGAGCTATTCGCTCTCAACTTACACTACAGTGGTGCTGTATCATTATGGGGAATTCCATTTTTTCATACGCCAACTTGTGAGTGCGATCATAGGGATCGTTATCATGTGGGGGTTGTCTCGGGTTGATCCTAGCAAGTGGTTTAGCCGTTTGGGGTTTTTTCTCCTTTTTGTCCCACCATTACTCATTATTGGCATGTTTTTTTTGCCAGAAAGCCTTTCTAGCAGTGCAGGGGGGGCGAAGCGATGGATTCGTTTGGGGTTTTTCTCTCTAGCGCCTTTGGAGTTTTTGAAGGTTGGTTTCACCTTTTTTCTTGCGTGGAGTTTGTCTCGCACCTTTGTGGCAAAAGAAAAGGCTAATGTCAAAGAAGAACTCATCACTTTTGTGCCTTATTCGGTGGTGTTTGTAGCCTTAGCGATTGGGGTAGGGGTTTTGCAAAACGATTTGGGGCAGATCGTTCTTTTGGGGGCGGTTTTAGCGGTGTTGTTGGTTTTTTCTGGGGGGAGTGCGCATTTGTTTGGCTTGATTATTTCAGGGGCGTTTGCGATCAGCGTTTTAGCGATTGTTACAAGCGAGCATAGGATTTTGCGCCTGAAATTGTGGTGGTCTAATTTGCAAAATTCGCTTTTCACGCTCTTGCCGGATAAATTAGCGAACGCTCTTAGAATAAGCGACTTGCCCGAATCCTATCAGGTCTTTCATGCAGGCAATGCCATGCATAATGGGGGGTTGTTAGGGCAAGGGCTTGGGCTAGGGCAAATCAAGCTTGGGTTTTTGAGCGAAGTGCATACGGACATGGTCTTAGCTGGGATCGCCGAAGAATGGGGTTTTTTGGGGTTATGCGTTTGTTTTATTTTGTTTTCTGTTTTGATTGTTTTGATTTTTAGGATCGCTAACCGCTTGAAAGAGCCAAAATATTCGCTATTTTGCGTGGGCGTGGTGTTGCTCATCAGTTTTTCTTTGGTGATCAACGCCTTTGGGGTGGGCGGAATTCTTCCGGTCAAAGGTCTGGCGGTGCCGTTTTTGAGCTATGGAGGGAGTTCGCTTCTAGCGAATTGTATCGCTATAGGGCTTGTTTTAAGCCTAGCGCGATACACGAAAGGCTAA
- a CDS encoding peroxiredoxin, producing MLVTKLAPDFKAPAVLGNNEVDEHFELSKNLGKNGVILFFWPKDFTFVCPTEIIAFDKRVKDFQEKGFNVIGVSIDSEQVHFAWKNTPVEKGGIGQVTFPMVADITKSISRDYDVLFEEAIALRGAFLIDKNMKVRHAVINDLPLGRNADEMLRMVDALLHFEEHGEVCPAGWRKGDKGMKATHKGVAEYLKENSINL from the coding sequence ATGTTAGTTACAAAACTTGCCCCCGATTTTAAAGCGCCTGCCGTTTTAGGAAACAATGAGGTTGATGAGCACTTTGAGCTTTCTAAAAATTTAGGTAAAAATGGTGTGATCCTTTTCTTTTGGCCAAAAGATTTTACTTTTGTATGCCCTACAGAAATCATTGCGTTTGACAAAAGAGTGAAAGACTTCCAAGAAAAAGGCTTTAATGTGATTGGCGTGTCTATTGACAGCGAACAAGTGCATTTTGCATGGAAAAACACCCCTGTAGAAAAAGGCGGTATTGGTCAAGTAACTTTCCCCATGGTGGCTGATATTACTAAGAGCATTTCTAGAGACTATGATGTGCTGTTTGAAGAAGCGATCGCTTTGAGAGGAGCTTTTTTGATTGACAAAAACATGAAAGTAAGACATGCAGTGATCAATGACTTGCCATTAGGTAGGAATGCAGATGAAATGCTTCGCATGGTAGACGCTCTCTTACACTTTGAAGAACATGGTGAAGTATGCCCAGCAGGCTGGAGAAAAGGCGATAAAGGGATGAAAGCTACCCATAAAGGCGTTGCAGAATATCTTAAAGAAAATTCCATTAACCTTTAA
- a CDS encoding ABC transporter substrate-binding protein: MLIAGLKKALISCSLGALIVSSLLGVANASNQEIQVKDYFGEQTIKLPVSKIIYLGSFAEVPAMFHTWDRVVGISDYAFKSDIVKATLKDPKRIKSMSSDHVAALNVELLKKLSPDLVVTFVGNPKAVEHAKKFGISFLSFQEKTIAEVMEDIDAQAKALEVDASKKLAKMQETLDFIAERLKGVKKKKGVELFHKANKISGHQALDSDILEKGGIDNFGLKYVKFGRADISVEKIVKENPEIIFIWWISPLNPEDVLNNPKFATIKAIKNKQVYKLPTMDIGGPRAPLISLFIALKAHPEAFKGVDINAMVKDYYKVVFDLNDAEVEPFLWH, encoded by the coding sequence ATGCTAATCGCTGGTCTTAAAAAAGCTTTAATCTCTTGTTCTTTAGGTGCGCTCATTGTTTCATCGTTATTAGGCGTGGCTAACGCTTCTAATCAAGAAATCCAAGTCAAGGATTATTTTGGGGAGCAAACCATAAAGCTTCCTGTTTCTAAAATAATCTACTTGGGTAGCTTTGCAGAAGTGCCTGCCATGTTCCATACTTGGGATAGGGTCGTAGGCATTTCGGATTACGCTTTTAAATCTGATATTGTTAAAGCCACTCTCAAAGATCCTAAACGCATTAAATCCATGAGCAGCGATCATGTGGCGGCGTTGAATGTGGAGCTTTTAAAAAAACTTAGCCCTGATCTTGTGGTAACCTTTGTGGGCAACCCTAAAGCCGTAGAGCATGCGAAAAAATTTGGCATATCATTCCTTTCTTTCCAAGAAAAAACCATTGCAGAAGTCATGGAAGATATTGACGCTCAAGCTAAAGCCTTAGAAGTTGACGCTTCTAAAAAATTGGCCAAAATGCAAGAAACTTTGGATTTCATTGCTGAGCGTTTGAAAGGCGTTAAAAAGAAAAAAGGGGTGGAGCTTTTCCATAAGGCCAATAAGATTAGCGGCCATCAAGCCCTTGATTCAGATATTTTAGAAAAAGGGGGTATAGACAATTTTGGCTTGAAATACGTTAAGTTTGGGCGCGCTGACATTAGCGTGGAAAAAATCGTTAAAGAAAACCCTGAGATTATCTTTATTTGGTGGATAAGCCCGCTTAACCCTGAAGACGTGTTAAACAACCCTAAATTTGCTACTATTAAGGCCATCAAAAACAAGCAAGTTTATAAACTCCCCACGATGGATATTGGCGGGCCTAGAGCCCCACTCATTAGTCTTTTTATCGCTTTAAAAGCCCACCCTGAAGCCTTTAAGGGCGTGGATATTAATGCGATGGTGAAAGACTACTATAAAGTGGTTTTTGATTTGAACGATGCAGAAGTTGAACCCTTTTTATGGCATTAA